The nucleotide sequence CCAGTAGCTGATTGCTTGGACCATCGACTCTCTCCGGTTCAATCATCATCTTTCTTGATCTACTCTATATTATGTTCATCAAACTCCATATTGCATATTTGCACATACTAACCAAAACATATTACAGACCTCATCTTTCTTGATCTACTGAGCAAGCGAAAATTAACAGCAGCAGCAAAACTGGCAttaggaagaaaaagaggaagatctTGATTCAGCCGGAAACCTCCAAATCTCTCACACCAGCTTTATGTTGAGCCTCCTCAACCACACCGAGTGCAGGATCATATGGAACACATCAAACCTCTTCGCTGGTTGGTTCAACACGAAGTGGCGCTTCACTGCCTTCACCCCATCCCTCAGCCTACTCAGCTCCGCCATCGATACGCCTTCCAGGACTTGCTTCAGCCTCGGTATGTCCTCCACCGCGACCGACACCGAGAACGACTCCCACCTCAGCACATCGCTGAACGGCAGCACGTAGCTCTTCGATATGATCACCGGCACGCACTCGGCGTAGATGGCCTCCACCACCCTGGGGCTCGCCACCTCGTACCCGCTCGGGCAGAGGCAGAAGCGGGACCTGAGCATGAAGGAGTAGTAGTCGAGGCCGTGGGGGAGGTACTCGTGAACTGGGAGGCCGGCGTCGCGGCCCTTCcagtggcggaggaggaggtggcggatGGGGCCGTGAAGGCCGCCGGCGAAGAAGGCGAGGTAGGGGCGGGAAGCGAGGCCGGGGAGCCGAGGGGACAGGAGCTGGCGGGGGACGTGACCGGTGTATAGGTTGATCTCCGGGATGCTGACGTCCTTCCGTGGATCGAAGCCTTCGGAGGTGTTGGCGTTGCAAAGGGCTCGGATGGAGTTCTCGTAGAGGTTAGGATTGGATCTTGATGCATGAGGACCCTAATTCACATTGGAAAACATtctcatattattattatcaagtATATttcacaaaataatatatacataataaTTAACTGTATTATGCACAGAACTGACCACTTTATTAGTTCTCCTAATCGTTTCCTAAATGTCACATGATGTTCATGTCCTTAAAGCCTTTATTGTCTTTTCGTAAATCTATTTACAttccattatatatttatataaaattaatacgcTTGGTTAATTCCCTGCTTTGGCCGTTGGAACTTGGTAGATACCTCATCTCCCTGGGGCTTCCAAGACTCTTGGGTGAGGCTCAAGGGATCTTACCCCtcgaacaagaagagaagaagttgAGAGCTAAAACGCATGCGTACGTACCCAGTCATGGCAGGAGAGCATGAAGTGATCGGCCCCGGCGGAGCGATTCCAGAAGGGATGCTTCGACGCGATGACGTCGACGTAGTCGGCGACGAATCGTTTGAACGTGGTGTGGTCGTACGGCGACGGGCGGTGGATGAAGTGGACCATGTTGGTGACGCTGAAGGGGAGGAAGAACGCATGAGCTCGCGCCGGATCCCATGTCCTTAGCCGTCGTCTGCCGCCGGAGTCCGGGCGGGTGATCTCCATTTCCTCTATGAACCTCCCCTCGGTGGTGTAGATGTTCTTGCATGGCCCCTCGTGCACCAGCGGCGGCTCCCCCTCTTCGTAGACATACACTCTGAACCTCCTCTCCATCTCCGTGTAGCTCCTGCAAGCAAACCAAGGGAGAATTCACAGATTAAAATGATGTCGACTCCAGTGAGCATAAGCAGGTAATgatggggggagggggggggggggcggtggtGGGACAAGATCATTCTATCTACGTAAAGCAGAAGCGTTTTCACCGCGCGTGGGAAGGGCATTACTTATCACCTACTGTTCTCTTTTGGGAAAACAAAAGGCTTTCTTATCGCTATAAAGAAAGATCAATTTCGTTAGAAAAGAGAAAAGGGACGATTTACAAGTGTGGTAGTAACATATTATCTTGGTCTTGTTTCGTTCCATCATTACAAGTGCCATTTAGTTGTGGAGGCGTCAAAGGAAAGCCTACAATTGCCAGGGAAGCAGTGTGGGAATTCCAGGAGGGATTAGGTGAGTTGTAGACATACCGGAAGAATGCTGTGGGGTTCCGGTAGATGGTAGATAGTAGAGGCACGTCTTCCCCGTGAGCAGGAACCGAGGAGGCGTTTGCTCGTCGGGAGGCAGCTCTTCTGATCGCCGCCCGTGCCATGGCCAGTTCCTGTTCCACCGCGCCATCATCGCCAtcgctctttttcttcttctcgttCTTCTGCTTCTGAATTCCGGCCCGCAAATCGTATCAGAGACTGTGGTAAATGACAACAACGATTCAAGAACTACCCACCTGACGGTGAGTTCCTTCAGAATGAACGGTATGTTCATCGAGAAGACTGGCATTAGAGGCTAGGTTTTGCGAGGATCTAGCGATCGGCGTGGCCGGCGGCGAAAGGAGCATAGAGTCGGCGAGGCGTAGCAGCTCGACAGTGGCAGCCGAGGCTGAGGGGGCAGGGATACTGATCGGACTCGAACAGTGGTTGAAGGCAAAGAGGAGGAGAATGACAGCGGAGGAGACGAGGGTGACGAGGAGGGCATGGCTCCAGTAGCCATGGCCGCGGCATTCCATCCCTCGACTGAGAGTGCCAGAAAGAACGCGGAAAGGGTTCTGTGAGGAATGGAGCAGGGGAGGACGAAGAATAAGTAAGGCTTTAGGTGAGGAAGATTCACTGGTTGCTGATTCTTTGCTTGCAGGAATATGGAGATTCCTAGCCTCCTCCATGAAGAGAAGAAGTGGGAGGCCAACACGGGCCTGTGTGTTTTGTGACGCGCTGTTGTCCCTTAAGCATATGCTCTGCTCTTTGCTCCCTTCATAGTGTTGAGTAAATTACACGAGCTAAGGTTAGAGTAGGACACAAGtaatgatggggtaggatgagctTCCAGAATGCAACACCATGAAAAGTAAAACCATAGAGTGTAACGCGTTTTGGTTGTGTTTTTGATCAAACAATTATACATTAATTCATTgtttcaagatagctttttttcatTAAATCAGAAAGATGTATTGAGACAAAAAAGATATATGTATAGGGAGAGATGAGAGTAAGATTTTATACGACTACGAAGCTGTTATACCTCTCAAAAATGATGTTATCCTGACGAGCGTGTTCGGAGGAATCATAGGGGTTGATTCAAGCAGAGGGTACCAGAATTCTTATTTACTACTCTTTCTTTCTTGTGCTGCAAAGGAAGCTTCAACAAGAAGGTATATTCGA is from Musa acuminata AAA Group cultivar baxijiao chromosome BXJ1-6, Cavendish_Baxijiao_AAA, whole genome shotgun sequence and encodes:
- the LOC135677893 gene encoding probable glycosyltransferase At5g25310, whose protein sequence is MEEARNLHIPASKESATSESSSPKALLILRPPLLHSSQNPFRVLSGTLSRGMECRGHGYWSHALLVTLVSSAVILLLFAFNHCSSPISIPAPSASAATVELLRLADSMLLSPPATPIARSSQNLASNASLLDEHTVHSEGTHRQKQKNEKKKKSDGDDGAVEQELAMARAAIRRAASRRANASSVPAHGEDVPLLSTIYRNPTAFFRSYTEMERRFRVYVYEEGEPPLVHEGPCKNIYTTEGRFIEEMEITRPDSGGRRRLRTWDPARAHAFFLPFSVTNMVHFIHRPSPYDHTTFKRFVADYVDVIASKHPFWNRSAGADHFMLSCHDWGPHASRSNPNLYENSIRALCNANTSEGFDPRKDVSIPEINLYTGHVPRQLLSPRLPGLASRPYLAFFAGGLHGPIRHLLLRHWKGRDAGLPVHEYLPHGLDYYSFMLRSRFCLCPSGYEVASPRVVEAIYAECVPVIISKSYVLPFSDVLRWESFSVSVAVEDIPRLKQVLEGVSMAELSRLRDGVKAVKRHFVLNQPAKRFDVFHMILHSVWLRRLNIKLV